AAGAGAGTATTGTCCTGCCTGCTGATGACGATGAGTGGGGGCGTGGCGCTGGCTACACTTGCCTGGGGAGGACACGCCGTTATGCATGACGGTCTGCATTACTATCTCCATTTACTGAGCGATCTGACCCATCTCGGCGCTGCAGGTGCCTGGACAGGTGCTCTGGTTGCATTTGCTATCCTGCTGATGCGCAGAAACGAGCATAATGCACAGAGCGTCATTGTGATATCTGACTCCCTGGCAAAATTTGCCACGGCAGGAACGGTGATTGTTGTAGCCCTGATCCTGAGTGCGCTGGTCAACTATCTGTATATTGCTGAGGGTAACTTAACTCCCTTATTCAACAGTTCCTGGGGGAGGATATTGCTTGCCAAGACGGCTCTGTTTGTTCTGATGCTTCTTCTGGCTGCAGCAAACCGGTTTCACCTGGGTCCCCGGCTTGAAGTTATGGTCAGGGAAGGGAATTATGATCGCAGCGTTGCCCTGATGCGAAACAGCATCCTGACAGAATTCGTTGTTGCGATTATCATTCTGGGCGCCGTAGCGTGGCTCGGAATGCTTGCTCCGTCTCAGGTCAGCTAGGGGACAGCCAAAGCTCATGCGTGAGATTTTTACTTTCATATCAGCGAGTTGACCATGCAGCGTATTTTAATCGTTGAAGACGAACAAAAAACAGGTCGTTACCTGCAGCAGGGACTGGTTGAGGAAGGCTATCAGGCCGATCTCTTTAATAATGGCCGCGATGGTCTCGGGGCCGCGTCGAAGGGACAGTATGATTTGATAATACTGGACGTGATGCTGCCTTTCCTCGACGGGTGGCAAATCATCAGCGCACTGAGGGAGTCCGGGCACGAAGAACCGGTCCTGTTTTTAACCGCAAAGGACAACGTGCGGGACAAAGTGAAAGGACTGGAGCTTGGCGCAGATGACTACCTGATTAAGCCCTTTGATTTTACGGAGCTGGTTGCACGTGTAAGAACCCTACTGCGCCGGGCACGCTCGCAGGCCGCAACAGTCTGCACCATCGCCGATATGACCGTTGATATGGTGCGCCGGACCGTGATCCGTTCGGGGAAGAAGATCCATCTCACCGGTAAAGAATACGTTCTGCTTGAGTTGCTGCTGCAACGCACCGGAGAAGTGTTACCCAGGAGTCTTATCTCGTCCCTGGTCTGGAACATGAATTTTGACAGTGATACGAATGTGATTGATGTCGCCGTGAGACGTCTGAGAAGTAAAATTGATGATGACTTTGAGCCAAAACTGATCCATACCGTTCGCGGTGCCGGATATGTCCTGGAGATCAGAGAAGAGTGAGGTTCAAAATTTCCCTGACCACACGCCTGAGCCTGATTTTTTCTGCGGTGATGCTTACGGTATGGTGGTTATCAAGTTTTATCCTGATTAGCACCCTTAATGGCTATTTCGATAATCAGGACCGCGATTTTCTGACAGGTAAACTTCAGCTCACCGAAGAGTTTCTTAAAACAGAGACGTTCAGGAACAAAACGGATATTAAGTCATTATCAGAAAAAATAAACGATGCGATGGTGGGGCACAATGGCTTATTCATTTCTATAAAAAACATGGAAAATGAAAAAATTGTTGAACTCTATGCCAAAAATTCTGTTGTTCCAGCGGTCCTGCTTAATAAGTCGGGTGATATTCTCGACTATATGATCCAGACGGAAGAAAATAACACCGTGTACCGCAGTATCTCGCGGCGGGTTGCCGTGACGCCGGAACAGGGTAAAAGCAAACATGTCATCATTACGGTTGCCACGGATACTGGGTATCACACCCTGTTTATGGACAAACTCAGTACCTGGCTGTTCTGGTTCAATATCGGTCTGGTCTTTATTTCTGTTTTTCTGGGCTGGCTGACCACACGTATTGGTCTGAAACCGCTACGGGAAATGACCAGTCTGGCTTCCTCCATGACCGTACACAGCCTGGATCAGCGTCTAAATCCCGATCTGGCTCCGCCGGAAATCTCTGAGACCATGCAGGAGTTCAATAATATGTTTGATCGCCTGGAGGGGGCATTCCGGAAACTGTCAGATTTCTCGTCTGACATCGCGCATGAGCTGCGCACACCAGTCAGTAATCTGATGATGCAGACGCAGTTTGCACTGGCTAAGGAAAGGGATGTTTCGCATTACCGCGAAATTTTATTCGCTAACCTGGAAGAACTGAAAAGGTTGTCACGAATGACCAGTGACATGCTTTTTCTGGCACGTTCAGAGCATGGTCTGCTGCGGCTGGATAAACATGATGTGGATCTGGCAGCCGAACTGAATGAATTACGTGAGTTGTTCGAGCCCCTGGCAGACGAAACAGGAAAGACAATCACGGTTGAAGGAGAGGGCGTTGTTGCCGGAGACAGCGATATGCTCCGACGTGCTTTCAGTAACCTGCTTTCCAATGCAATCAAGTATTCTCCCGATAACACCTGTACAGCGATACACCTTGAGCGTGACAGTGACTGTGTGAACGTGATGATTACGAATACGATGTCCGGCCAGGTTCCCGCTAATCTGGAACGTTTGTTTGACCGGTTCTATCGCGCAGACTCATCAAGGTTCTACAACACGGAAGGCGCGGGGCTGGGATTATCAATTACAAGGTCGATCATTCATGCTCACGGCGGCGAGCTGTCAGCAGAACAGCAGGGGCGTGAAATTGTGTTCAAAGTGCGCCTGTTAATGGATTAATCCCGTTGTTCAGGAGAAACCTGGAAGGTGACAAAATTGTCATCATTCAGTCACGCG
The nucleotide sequence above comes from Escherichia coli. Encoded proteins:
- the pcoR gene encoding copper response regulator transcription factor PcoR — encoded protein: MQRILIVEDEQKTGRYLQQGLVEEGYQADLFNNGRDGLGAASKGQYDLIILDVMLPFLDGWQIISALRESGHEEPVLFLTAKDNVRDKVKGLELGADDYLIKPFDFTELVARVRTLLRRARSQAATVCTIADMTVDMVRRTVIRSGKKIHLTGKEYVLLELLLQRTGEVLPRSLISSLVWNMNFDSDTNVIDVAVRRLRSKIDDDFEPKLIHTVRGAGYVLEIREE
- the pcoD gene encoding copper resistance inner membrane protein PcoD → MVIFGLPFFQIYGISGVRHETYNLTNFRSFITFAVVTGIILTGINMLLVSNAMSGVTDLRELSIHVIEMVIEETDVGISWIVRLCALFTTLGALFLYTNKRVLSCLLMTMSGGVALATLAWGGHAVMHDGLHYYLHLLSDLTHLGAAGAWTGALVAFAILLMRRNEHNAQSVIVISDSLAKFATAGTVIVVALILSALVNYLYIAEGNLTPLFNSSWGRILLAKTALFVLMLLLAAANRFHLGPRLEVMVREGNYDRSVALMRNSILTEFVVAIIILGAVAWLGMLAPSQVS
- the pcoS gene encoding copper resistance membrane spanning protein PcoS, with product MRFKISLTTRLSLIFSAVMLTVWWLSSFILISTLNGYFDNQDRDFLTGKLQLTEEFLKTETFRNKTDIKSLSEKINDAMVGHNGLFISIKNMENEKIVELYAKNSVVPAVLLNKSGDILDYMIQTEENNTVYRSISRRVAVTPEQGKSKHVIITVATDTGYHTLFMDKLSTWLFWFNIGLVFISVFLGWLTTRIGLKPLREMTSLASSMTVHSLDQRLNPDLAPPEISETMQEFNNMFDRLEGAFRKLSDFSSDIAHELRTPVSNLMMQTQFALAKERDVSHYREILFANLEELKRLSRMTSDMLFLARSEHGLLRLDKHDVDLAAELNELRELFEPLADETGKTITVEGEGVVAGDSDMLRRAFSNLLSNAIKYSPDNTCTAIHLERDSDCVNVMITNTMSGQVPANLERLFDRFYRADSSRFYNTEGAGLGLSITRSIIHAHGGELSAEQQGREIVFKVRLLMD